Proteins from a genomic interval of Actinoalloteichus hymeniacidonis:
- a CDS encoding WhiB family transcriptional regulator: MSIGREELAEVAAGLDRWRDTPDDVLADAVLRDGRCVWVFTEGDAPAPSGDEPADRELARRLCEGCTVAGPCLELEMRTAGERTTGVWGGLAEHDRRALLPLWVARRSGADGQEPGR, translated from the coding sequence ATGAGTATCGGCCGCGAAGAACTCGCAGAGGTTGCCGCCGGACTGGACCGGTGGCGAGACACCCCGGATGACGTCTTGGCCGATGCGGTGTTGCGTGATGGCCGTTGCGTGTGGGTCTTCACCGAGGGAGACGCGCCCGCACCGAGCGGAGATGAGCCCGCGGATCGGGAGCTTGCCCGGCGGTTGTGCGAGGGCTGCACGGTGGCCGGTCCGTGCCTCGAACTGGAGATGCGGACCGCAGGCGAACGCACCACCGGAGTGTGGGGCGGACTCGCCGAGCACGACCGGCGCGCGCTGCTGCCGCTGTGGGTGGCTCGCCGGTCCGGTGCGGACGGACAGGAGCCAGGCCGATGA
- a CDS encoding helix-turn-helix domain-containing protein translates to MSTQRSTDRAPLFFTVREAAEILRVDPATVYRAIREDAFPSVRVRTRYVVPVAALEELISQAAESGGCVDVAAIATRRRQERDVARVLGGGAR, encoded by the coding sequence ATGTCGACACAGCGAAGTACTGACCGAGCGCCGTTGTTCTTCACGGTGCGGGAGGCCGCCGAGATCCTTCGAGTCGACCCGGCCACCGTGTATCGGGCGATCCGGGAAGACGCCTTCCCCTCGGTGCGGGTGCGCACCCGCTACGTCGTGCCGGTCGCGGCACTCGAAGAACTGATCAGCCAAGCGGCCGAGTCCGGCGGTTGCGTGGATGTCGCGGCCATCGCGACCCGACGACGACAGGAACGGGACGTGGCACGGGTGCTCGGCGGGGGTGCCCGATGA
- a CDS encoding XRE family transcriptional regulator, with amino-acid sequence MAEDWAAVARAIDDRIHELGIKQREVAERSQVSQAIVRELQYDTTRRKRSARTLEALSVALEWHPQHLAAVLAATRPPDINDAGRPPTVDERLAAIEDGLTAITERLNTMDDRLAQALGETSGREFPR; translated from the coding sequence GTGGCGGAAGACTGGGCGGCAGTCGCAAGAGCGATCGATGACCGCATTCACGAGCTGGGCATCAAACAACGCGAAGTAGCCGAGCGTTCGCAGGTATCGCAGGCGATCGTTCGCGAACTTCAGTACGACACCACCCGCCGCAAGCGCAGCGCCCGCACCCTCGAAGCCCTGTCCGTCGCCCTGGAATGGCACCCGCAACACCTGGCCGCCGTGCTGGCCGCGACCCGCCCGCCGGACATCAACGACGCAGGTAGACCGCCCACCGTGGACGAACGCCTTGCGGCAATCGAGGACGGCCTGACCGCGATCACCGAGCGGCTGAACACGATGGACGATCGCCTTGCCCAGGCTCTCGGCGAGACCAGCGGACGCGAGTTCCCTCGCTAG